The Vicinamibacterales bacterium genomic interval GCCGTGATTGACACAGCTGTGACGCGACTCGAGGTGTCGCAGAGGCAAGCTGCGGAGGCCTACCGCCTGGCGGAAGCGCACGAGACCAATCCCCGTTCCGTCTGGGGCTACGTGCAAGGACTGACGCGACTCAGTCAGGGCACGCCCTGGCAGGACGGACGATACACGCTCGATCGCGCCGCCAGCCGCCTCCTGACCACGGTTCAGTAACCCTGGTCCTCGCCGCGCGGGTACATCCCCGCCGGCTCCCAACATACACCGCCGTTCACGCGGACCGCCCAGGCCCTCCGCACAGGTCGCCGCGCGCCTCAACGCGCGTCGTCAGCCGTGAGAGGAGGAGCCATGCGCGGAATTCGAACCGGCATCACCGACATCGATGAGTACCTCGAGGCAGGTGTCAGAGCCAAGCAGGACCTCGATGCGGACCGGTGGCGGCGTGAGATCCGTCCGCGCGAGTTGCGGTTGTTTGCCGCACGCGCCCGACACCTCACGTGGTCACGCGCACTCCTGAAAGCGGTCGTCGAGGAACTCTATCCCGACGATCTCTTTGCGGATCTCGTCGGCACGCTCGATTGCATCCCGCGGCGCCAGTGGCCGTGGGTGCTCGCGAGCGCCGTCGCGCTGCGCCAGAGTTGGCGGCGCGACGGCCTGACACGCCTGGCGCAGTCGCTGCGTGTCTCGCTGCCGCCGAGCGGCTCGGATCCACACGGCAGTTCCGTCCACCCGTCCCGACCATCACCGCCCCGAGTCTATGGCTCGCCTCGGCGCCGTCAAGGCGCGCCGCGTTGCGGCGCCCCCGCGAAGCGGGGCTTACGGCCTTGACGGCGTCCTCGGCGAAGCCATGTCTTGGCCGCTACGTGATGGTCGGGAATCTATCAGCACGTTTTCCGAAAGGAGCACCCACGATGCGTCAACTGTCGATCACGCCCAGCGTCACGGTCACGATCGGCCGCCACACGCGCCAGTACTTCGCCTTCGTCACCACCGCTCCGGCCGAACTCGACACGCCGGCGACGGTCACGCTGCACACAGGTCCATTCGCGGATCTTGCGGGATTCGTTGCGGATCCGTTCATTCACGACGTCACGCAGACGAGCGGTCCAGCCCGACTGGTGCTCGTCGACGCGATGGAGCTCGCCTGGCAACGAGCGAAGTATCGCGGCCAGCAGCACCACCTGCTGCGAGCCGACCCAGGCCTCGTTGCCTTGAACACCCTGCAGCACTGGCTGTGGCAGCGCCTGAAAGGGGCGGCCCTCAGCGCGGTGACCGCATGACTCGCTCAACCCCCACGTCAGCGTTAACCGCTCGCCCGAGTGGCGGGCTTTTCAGGAGGTCACATCATGGTGGTCAAGATCATCGCGAACGACAAGGGTCAGCCGGCCGGCAAACTCGCCGATGCCGAGCTGCACTTCTCCGACGGCGTCTTCGACGGTTTGAAGCTGATCGGCTTCTCCGTGTGGGAACGCCGCGGCGGCGGTGGCCGGAACGTCACGTTCCCGGCGCGCCAGTACTCCGTCAACGGTGAGCGGCGCAGCTTCGCGCTGTTGCGACCCATCTCCGAAGCGAACGCACAGGAGCGTATTCGCGACCTGGTGCTGCAGGCGTACGCCGAGTACGAGGACCAGACCAGAGACGAAGTCGCCTGACGCTTGACGACTGCTCCCGGGTGCCGCCTTGTGCGGCGCCCGGGAAATCAAGCATCGCTTTTCGCACGGGGTGGCACATGAATCCGAACGATCTCCCGACGCTCCTGACGGTGGATGAGACGGCCTCGCTGCTTCGCACCAGTCGCAAGGCCGTTTACGCCATGGCCGAACGCGCGCAGTTGCCGGGCGTGACGCGAATCGGCCGACGCTGCCTCATTCGCTCGGCCGATTTGCTAGACTGGTTAGACCAGAAGTCCACGTCATCGCGAGGAGGGGGAACGCGATGAGTGTGACTGTTCGACCGTACAAAAGGGGCGGCTGGGAGGTGGACATTGTCTTCCGGCTGCCAAACGGCACGCGGCACCGTGAGCGGAGCAAGGCTCCAGTAGGCTCGAAATCGGCCGCGCAACGCTGGGGTGACGACCGCGAACGGTACCTGCTGATTCACGGCCTCGCCAAGAAAGAGCAGGAGGTGCCCACACTGAGAGAATTCGCGCCGCGGTTTCTTGATGAACATGCGCGTGCGAATCAGCAGAAGCTCGGAGGCATTGCGCACAAGGACAGTATCCTGCGCAATCACCTCCTGCCCACGTTAGGGGCGAAGTCGCTGGACGCGATCACCGCGGAGGACGTGCAGCGGTTGAAGCGTCGTCTTGAGGACCGGGCGCCAAAGACGGTCAATAACGTGCTGACCGTGCTGAGTACGCTGTTGAAGAAGGCGGTCGAGTGGGGCGTCATCCCTTACGTGCCCTGCACGATCCGGCTGCTGAAGACGAGTCAGGGCTCTGTCGAATTCTACGACTTCGATGACTACGAGCGCCTGATCGCGGCGGCGCGCGCGCTCGACTCCACGACCTTGGCGTGCGTGCTGCTCGGCGGAGATGCCGGCTTGCGATCCGGCGAGATGCGGGCGTTAAGGTGGCGTGACGTCAATCAGGAGGCGAAACAGCTTTGTGTGGAGCGCAACGATTGGCGAGGCCACGTGTCCACCACGAAAGGAGGACGGCTCCGACACGTGCCGATGACGGCCAGACTGGCGGCCGCGTTGCGCGAACACCGCCATTTGCGCGCGCCGCTGGTGCTGACGGGACGGGACGACGGCCGTCTATCGGAAAGCGCGGTTGTCGTGCGGGTGCAGCGCGCAGCGCACCGAGCGGCATTGCAGAACACCGGTCCGCACATTCTGCGGCACACGTTCTGTTCACATCTCGCCATGCGAGGCGCCCCGGCGCGAGCGATCCAAGAGTTGGCGGGGCATAGAGATCTGGCGACGACCCAGCGCTACATGCACCTGAGCGCGACAACGCTCGATAGTGCCATTCGGCTCCTAGAATCCCGTCCACCCGCCGTCGCGGGTGGAGACATCGTGGAGACGGGTTCCATCGTCGGCGAGAAGTCGTTCTCGTAGAACAAGTTAATTGGTGCGGAAGAAAGGACTCGAACCTTCACGGCCTTGCGGCCGCCAGCCCCTCAAGCTGGTGCGTCTGCCAGTTCCGCCACTTCCGCGAGGGTGGGCGCGTCGTGCGCGTGCCCGAACGCTCAGTATATCACTCAGGACACGCGACCGAGATACGTGTCGAACCATCCCAGGACCTCGCGGATCAAGTCCGGCCGACGCTGGCGCACGTCGTGCGGCGTGTCGAAATAGACATGTCGCTTGTCGGCTGCGGGAGTGCCGATCATCCGGAACAGCGGATCCTGCGAGCTCTCGACCGGAAACGCCGCGTCGTAGCGGCCGTTGATCATCAGCACCGGCTTGGTGATCCGCGGCGCGAAGTCCACCTGGTCGAGGCCACTCGGCGGGTTCGGCCATTGGAAGAATCCGCCGTCGAGCAGCACGACCGCCTTCAGCCGATCTTCGAGCGCCGTGAAGAGCACGCCCCACGCCGCCCCCTGGCTGGCCCCCAGATAGCCGATGCGGTTGGCGTCGATGTCGGGCCGCGATTCGAGGTAGTCGATCGTCCGCGACACGTCTCTCGCCCAGCTCGTGGTGACGTCGCGCTGCAGCGTCGGCCCCGGGTTGACCGGCGCCTTCCTGCCGCGCTCGTAGAAACCCAGATAGATCGGATACGCCACCGCACGGCCGCTCTTGATCACGTAGTCCACGAACGTGAGGTCGCCGAGCTGATCGCTCGACGTCAGCGAGCCGACGCGCGCACTCGGGAAGAACACCACCGCCTGCAGCGGTCGCGGCGCCTGCTTCGGGACGAAGAGGTAGACGATCAACGGCTGCCCGGCGTAGGCCGCGTCGACCGTGATCTTTTCGCGCGTCCAGTCCGGCGAGGGGTCGGCGACTGTCTGGACGGTCGCGTGCACCGGGGTCTTGTCGTAGGCGTACATCGCGCGATACGCGCGGAACACCTCGTCGGAGGCGGGGGTCGCCTTGGCGAGGTCGCGGTGGAACATCGGCCGGGGCGCCGCTGCCTCGGGCGGCACCACACCCTCGTTCCGGACACAGCGGAAGCCGTTCAGCGGCGTACGATCCAGCGGCGACAGCACTTCGGGCCCGTACGAGCTGGCCTGGCGGCCAAGGATGTAGCGCTCGCTGCCGCCGTTGCTGTTTAGATACCACTCGCGCACATTGCCGACCATGTCGAACGTGCCGTACGGGCCGACGCCGGCGTTGGCAGCCGTCGGCGCAAGATGCTCCGAAAGGTTGCTGAACCGGACGAAGTAGCGATCGAGCGCGAACGGCGCGACCTTGTTGCGCTGGATGATCACCGGCAGGCTTTTCTGCGCGAACACGGCGTAGGCGGACGCCTCGTACCAGCTCACGCCTGACACCGGATAGTCGGCCTGGCCGTCGGGATAGCGGCCCGCTTCCCACGTCGACGGCCCGGGCCGTCCGGTGGCGTCGCGGAAGAGCGCCATCGCCTCGCTCCACGGAAGCGTCCGGCCATCGCGGACGATGGGTTCCTTCCAGAAGCGCTCGCTCGCGTAGCCGCCGGCGTCCACGAACGCCTGATAGTCGCGATTGGTGACTTCCACCCGATCGACGTAGAACGGCGGCAGGTCATAGGGCCCGAGCCAGCCGAGAAACGCCGCGAAGTCACCGATCCGTCCGCCGTCGACGGGCAGCATGCCGCGCGGCGCTTTCGCGATCGCGTCGAGCGGAAAGTGCATCTCGTTCGACACGAACGGCGCCGCGGTGTAGTCGGCGACGCCGGGCTTCGACACGTGCCAGCGCAGATAGCCGCTCGGAATCCGGATCTGCCTGAGCGGCGTCGTCCCCAGCCGCAGCCACGGCTCGTCTGGCGCCAGATAGTCCTTGACCTCGACGACGGCCCCCTGCGGATCCGAATCGATCGAGACGATGCGGGTGGCGGCGGCGACGGCGTGGGCCAGGTCGGGATCGCCGGGCAGATCGCGCTCGGCGCGCTGGATGATCGGAAACGCGGCGGTCGATCGTTCATCGGCGGCGAGTTGCGCGATCTGGGGCACGTCCCGCTCGCGGACGGCCGCGCGGCGAACCGATCCTCGATACGCGGTCCAGCCGGCTGCCGATGCGGCGACGAGCGCCGTCAGCGTCACCACGACAGCCGCCGACACCCAGGCAGGCCGCCGCGCCCGAGCACCGGGCTCCCGCTGCAGGTCCTGCAGCGCCGTCGCGAACGCCGCGGCCGACGGGTAGCGATCCGCGGGGGATTTCTGCAGCGCTCTCAGGACCACCTGGAGAAGTGGACCCGGAAGCCGGCTGCCGCCGCTCGCGGCCGGCGCCGGCGTCTGCGCGATCGCGTTGACCACTTCGAGCAGAGTCGGGCGCGCGAAGGGATTCACGCCGGCAATCGCCTCGAAGAGGACGATGCCGAGCGCGAAGATGTCGCTGCTCGCGTCGGCCGGGCGGCCCTCGAGCTGTTCGGGCGACATGTAGGCCGGCGTGCCGGCGGTGACGCTGGCGACGGTATCGAACGCGCCGGCCGTCAGGCGCGACACTGTGGCGTCGCCCGCCGGCCGCAGCGCCGCCAGGCCGAAGTCCAGCACCTTGACGTAGCCGTCGCGCCTGAGCATCACGTTCTCGGGCTTGACGTCCCCATGCACGATTCCTCTCGCGTGCGCGGCGTCGAGACCGCGCGCAATCTGGATCGCGATCTCGACGGCTGCCCGAGGATCGACCGGCCCGTTCGCTTCCCGCGCGCGCAGCGTCATGCCGTCCACGCACTCCATCGCGATGAAGGGAACGTCGCCGGCGGCGGCGACCTCGTAGATGGTGACGATGTGCGGGTGGTTCAGCGCCGAGAGGGCGCGCGCCTCGTTCTGGAAACGCGCCAACCGGTCGGGATCATCGGCGACGTTCGCGGGGAGCAGTTTGACGGCGACCGGGCGCTGCAGCCGTTCGTCGACGGCGCGGTAGACGACACCCATCCCGCCCTCGCCGAGGCGTTCGGCGATGCGGTATCGGTTGCCGATCAGCTGCCCGACTGGCTCGAGCACACAGGTGATGGAGGGCGCTTACTTCTTGACGGGCGTCGACGTGGGAGCCGCGGGATGCTGGGCCGGCGCGGGCGCCGGTACCGAAACCTGGGCAGGGCCCTTCACGCCGCTCAACACCGAACCCGGTCCGCGCTGTCCGTACACGCCCAGCATGATGGCGCCGAGCATGAACAGCGCGCCGAGAATCGTCGTCGCACGCGTCAGGACGGTCGCTCCTGCCCGTGCTCCGAAGGCCGTCTGCGTACTGCCGCCGCCGCCGAATGCGCTCGCCATGTCGCCGCCTTTGCCCTGCTGCATGAGCACCACGAGCAGGAGGAGCAGGCACGCGACGAGATAAAAGGTCACGAGCAGGTAGTAGAGCATAAGCACATAATTATACCGTATGAGGCAGCAGCTTTCGGACGCACTCGCGTGGGGAGACGCGCACGCCAGGTTCGAGCAGGCAGTGAGGGATTTTCCTCCCAGGCTCAGGGGACGCCGCGTCCGCGGCCTCCCGTACTCGGGCTGGGAGATTCTCGAGCACATGCGCCGCACCCAGCACGATATCCTCGACTTCTCGCGGAACGCGAAATACAAGGCGCTGACGTGGCCCGCGGACTACTGGCCCGGTTCGCCCGAGCCGCCGGACGCGAAGGCCTGGGACCGCTCGGTTGCGGCGTTCCGTCGCGACCGCAGAGCACTGCAGCGGATGGCCAGCGACGCCACGCTGAACCTCGCGCGAAAGATCCCGCACGGCGACGGCCAGACCTACGCGCGTGAAATGCTCCTGGTGATCGACCACAACGCCTACCACCTCGGTGAGCTCATCATGCTGCGCCGGCTGCTCGGCGTCTGGAGATAGCGCGAGCGGATTCGGCCGCGCCGCTATCCGGCCGCGGGGCGTGAGCGCTTGACGATTTCGTAGAAGCTGCGTACGTCGAGGCTGGCGCCGCCGACCAGCGCGCCGTCGACATCCTCGAGCGAGGCGAGCTCGCCGATGTTATCGGGCTTGACGCTGCCGCCGTACAGGATGTGGCACTGATCGGCGGCGGCGCCGCCGAACCACTGCCGGAGCCGGGCACGGATATGCGAGTGCGCCTCTCCCGCCTGCGCGGGGGTGGCGTTGCGGCCGGTGCCGATGGCCCACACGGGCTCGTAGGCGACGACGAGGGATGCGATCTGCTCGCCGCCAACGCCGTCGAGTCCCTGCTTGATTTGACGGTCCAGCACGTCGAGCGTCTGACTGGCGTCGCGCTCGTCGAGCGTCTCCCCGATGCAGACGATCGGCGTCAGCTGCGCCGCGAGCGCGGCCGTCAGCTTGCGATTCACCGACACGTCGGTGTCGCCGAAGAGCCGGCGCCGCTCCGAGTGTCCGATGATGACGTACTCGGCGCCGGCCTCTTTCAGCATGGCGGCGCTGATCTCGCCGGTGAACGCCCCCTCGCGTTCCCAGTGCAGGTTCTGTCCGGCGACGCCGAGGCTCGACCCGTGGGCCGCTTCGACGGCGGCGTGCAGGGCGGTGAACGGCGGTGCGATGACGATCTCGACGTCGTGCACCTCCTTCACCATCGGGCGGAATTCCTTGATGAAGGCGACCGCCTCGGCGACGGTCTTGTACATCTTCCAGTTGGCCGCGATGAACGGGGTGCGCATGTGTTGTCGTCCGAGTCTATCGGTCCGGGAGCACGGCGACGCCGGGCAGCGTCCGGCCGCCGAGGAACTCGAGCGAGGCGCCGCCGCCCGTCGAAATGTGGGTGATGCGGTCGCTGACGCCGGCCTTGGCGACGGCCGCGATCGAGTCGCCGCCGCCGATGACGGTCGTGCCGTGCACCGAGGCCATCGCCTTCGCCACCTCGATCGTGCCCGCCGCGAAGGCGTCGATTTCGAACACGCCCATCGGCCCGTTCCAGACGACCGTCTTCGCCGTGGCAATCACCGCACGGTAGACCTCGATCGTCTTCGGGCCGATGTCGAGCCCCATCCGCTCGCCGATTGCCGGGTCGCCGACGGCCAGTGTCTCGGCCGGCACTCCCGCTTCGAGGCGGGCCGCCACGACGTGGTCGACCGGCAGCTCGAAGCGCAGGCCTCTCGCGCGGGCGCGCGTCTCGATGTCCCTGGCCGCGTCGAGCAGATCCGGTTCGACCAGCGATTTGCCGACCGGCAGGCCGCGCGCCTGAAAGAACGTATAGGCCATCGCGCCGCCGACCAGCAGCGCGTCGACGCGCGGAATCAGGTTCTCGATCACCTCGAGCTTGTCCGACACCTTGGCGCCGCCGAGGATCGCCACGAATGGGCGCTCAGGCCGCTCCAGCACCCTCCCGAGGTGTTCGATCTCGGCTGCCATCAGCAGGCCGGCTGCCGACTCCTTCATGTACTTGACGACGCCTTCGGTCGACGCGTGCGCCCGGTGCGCGGATCCGAACGCGTCGTTCACGTAGACATCGGCGAGCTGCGCGAGTTGCTGCGCGAAGGC includes:
- a CDS encoding DinB family protein: MRQQLSDALAWGDAHARFEQAVRDFPPRLRGRRVRGLPYSGWEILEHMRRTQHDILDFSRNAKYKALTWPADYWPGSPEPPDAKAWDRSVAAFRRDRRALQRMASDATLNLARKIPHGDGQTYAREMLLVIDHNAYHLGELIMLRRLLGVWR
- the tpiA gene encoding triose-phosphate isomerase, which encodes MRTPFIAANWKMYKTVAEAVAFIKEFRPMVKEVHDVEIVIAPPFTALHAAVEAAHGSSLGVAGQNLHWEREGAFTGEISAAMLKEAGAEYVIIGHSERRRLFGDTDVSVNRKLTAALAAQLTPIVCIGETLDERDASQTLDVLDRQIKQGLDGVGGEQIASLVVAYEPVWAIGTGRNATPAQAGEAHSHIRARLRQWFGGAAADQCHILYGGSVKPDNIGELASLEDVDGALVGGASLDVRSFYEIVKRSRPAAG
- a CDS encoding protein kinase; the protein is MLEPVGQLIGNRYRIAERLGEGGMGVVYRAVDERLQRPVAVKLLPANVADDPDRLARFQNEARALSALNHPHIVTIYEVAAAGDVPFIAMECVDGMTLRAREANGPVDPRAAVEIAIQIARGLDAAHARGIVHGDVKPENVMLRRDGYVKVLDFGLAALRPAGDATVSRLTAGAFDTVASVTAGTPAYMSPEQLEGRPADASSDIFALGIVLFEAIAGVNPFARPTLLEVVNAIAQTPAPAASGGSRLPGPLLQVVLRALQKSPADRYPSAAAFATALQDLQREPGARARRPAWVSAAVVVTLTALVAASAAGWTAYRGSVRRAAVRERDVPQIAQLAADERSTAAFPIIQRAERDLPGDPDLAHAVAAATRIVSIDSDPQGAVVEVKDYLAPDEPWLRLGTTPLRQIRIPSGYLRWHVSKPGVADYTAAPFVSNEMHFPLDAIAKAPRGMLPVDGGRIGDFAAFLGWLGPYDLPPFYVDRVEVTNRDYQAFVDAGGYASERFWKEPIVRDGRTLPWSEAMALFRDATGRPGPSTWEAGRYPDGQADYPVSGVSWYEASAYAVFAQKSLPVIIQRNKVAPFALDRYFVRFSNLSEHLAPTAANAGVGPYGTFDMVGNVREWYLNSNGGSERYILGRQASSYGPEVLSPLDRTPLNGFRCVRNEGVVPPEAAAPRPMFHRDLAKATPASDEVFRAYRAMYAYDKTPVHATVQTVADPSPDWTREKITVDAAYAGQPLIVYLFVPKQAPRPLQAVVFFPSARVGSLTSSDQLGDLTFVDYVIKSGRAVAYPIYLGFYERGRKAPVNPGPTLQRDVTTSWARDVSRTIDYLESRPDIDANRIGYLGASQGAAWGVLFTALEDRLKAVVLLDGGFFQWPNPPSGLDQVDFAPRITKPVLMINGRYDAAFPVESSQDPLFRMIGTPAADKRHVYFDTPHDVRQRRPDLIREVLGWFDTYLGRVS
- a CDS encoding phosphoglycerate kinase, with product MAKRSVKDLNLRGRKVLVRVDFNVPIKGGKIGDDTRIRASLPTVRYALEQGAATVILCSHLGRPKGKANPEYTLEPVARRVAELLQRPVVFATDCVGAAATTAIAEAGSAGGVVLLENLRFHAEEEKNDPAFAQQLAQLADVYVNDAFGSAHRAHASTEGVVKYMKESAAGLLMAAEIEHLGRVLERPERPFVAILGGAKVSDKLEVIENLIPRVDALLVGGAMAYTFFQARGLPVGKSLVEPDLLDAARDIETRARARGLRFELPVDHVVAARLEAGVPAETLAVGDPAIGERMGLDIGPKTIEVYRAVIATAKTVVWNGPMGVFEIDAFAAGTIEVAKAMASVHGTTVIGGGDSIAAVAKAGVSDRITHISTGGGASLEFLGGRTLPGVAVLPDR
- the secG gene encoding preprotein translocase subunit SecG; this translates as MLYYLLVTFYLVACLLLLLVVLMQQGKGGDMASAFGGGGSTQTAFGARAGATVLTRATTILGALFMLGAIMLGVYGQRGPGSVLSGVKGPAQVSVPAPAPAQHPAAPTSTPVKK
- a CDS encoding tyrosine-type recombinase/integrase; amino-acid sequence: MDIVFRLPNGTRHRERSKAPVGSKSAAQRWGDDRERYLLIHGLAKKEQEVPTLREFAPRFLDEHARANQQKLGGIAHKDSILRNHLLPTLGAKSLDAITAEDVQRLKRRLEDRAPKTVNNVLTVLSTLLKKAVEWGVIPYVPCTIRLLKTSQGSVEFYDFDDYERLIAAARALDSTTLACVLLGGDAGLRSGEMRALRWRDVNQEAKQLCVERNDWRGHVSTTKGGRLRHVPMTARLAAALREHRHLRAPLVLTGRDDGRLSESAVVVRVQRAAHRAALQNTGPHILRHTFCSHLAMRGAPARAIQELAGHRDLATTQRYMHLSATTLDSAIRLLESRPPAVAGGDIVETGSIVGEKSFS